The Candidatus Epulonipiscium sp. genome has a segment encoding these proteins:
- the zupT gene encoding zinc transporter ZupT, with the protein MELENLLIAFGLTLFAGLSTGIGSIIAFFAKRTNTKFLSISLGFSAGVMIYVSMIEIFVKAKDSLTLALGTVKGSWLTVIGFFVGMFLIALIDAFIPSSENPHEMYEVEDMDKSHSSNNQNLLRMGVFTALAIAIHNFPEGLATFTAALKDPSLGIPIAVAIAIHNIPEGIAVSVPIYYATGSRKKAFIYSFLSGLSEPVGALVGYVLLSFIFNDVTFGVLFAAVAGIMVYISLDELLPAAEKYGEHHLSIYGVVAGMIVMAISLLLFV; encoded by the coding sequence ATGGAACTTGAAAATTTACTTATTGCTTTTGGATTAACACTGTTTGCTGGATTATCTACCGGAATTGGGAGCATAATAGCCTTTTTTGCAAAGAGAACCAATACAAAATTCCTTTCCATAAGCTTAGGATTCTCAGCAGGAGTAATGATTTATGTATCAATGATAGAAATATTCGTAAAAGCAAAGGATTCTCTTACTTTGGCCCTCGGCACCGTTAAAGGTTCCTGGCTTACAGTGATAGGTTTTTTTGTTGGAATGTTTTTAATTGCATTAATAGATGCATTCATACCTTCATCTGAAAATCCCCATGAAATGTATGAAGTAGAAGATATGGATAAATCTCATTCTTCTAATAATCAAAACTTACTCCGTATGGGGGTATTCACTGCTTTGGCTATTGCAATCCACAATTTCCCTGAAGGTCTTGCAACCTTCACGGCAGCTCTTAAAGATCCATCCCTTGGTATCCCTATAGCTGTGGCTATTGCAATTCATAATATACCAGAGGGAATAGCTGTTTCCGTGCCTATTTACTATGCCACAGGCAGTAGAAAAAAAGCCTTTATTTATTCGTTTTTATCTGGGCTTTCAGAACCCGTAGGAGCCTTGGTTGGATATGTTCTTTTATCTTTTATATTTAATGATGTTACCTTTGGGGTCTTATTTGCTGCCGTGGCCGGAATTATGGTTTATATATCCCTAGATGAACTGCTACCTGCTGCTGAAAAATACGGTGAACATCATTTATCCATATATGGAGTTGTAGCGGGAATGATTGTTATGGCTATAAGCCTACTCCTATTCGTATAA
- a CDS encoding EAL domain-containing protein → MKLRGNPKNKTNSKKNRTGFSEKELYSNNKIYFGIVTTGAVLLLSTLIYIISKILTWEKNIPSQNKELLKGMNSLKNISARLVIFAIILFIIITLLIISQEKDKKKIFQLAYYDNLTKLPNRRFFEDILQKFIEESEKFKQKVGLVYIDLDNFKVVNDTLSHTVGDGILRQVGDLIKGTLRQSDMVCRFEGDEFVVLLPGISGRNDAMNIVKRMINILQAPFISNEKKFYITASMGIAIYPDDAEDIDTILQYSNMAMNRAKENGKNTYSLFESHMNIKLLEKYELEEDLRQAIKKQELILYYQPQIDIKTGKMVGVEALIRWNHPTKGLIPPMKFIPLAEETGLIIPIGEWVLRTACSQSSKWTKKGFENLRISVNLSAKQFQQPDLVEMIVGILKETNMRPELLDLEITESVAMMDLDLTKRVLQHLRSKKINISLDDFGTGYSSLNYLKQLPINTVKIDKTFVDNITDDVSQQTIAKAVIDLSHNMDLYVTAEGVETWEQFTFLKFQKCDKVQGYLFSTPLPLDEIEKIISQDKGFIEKSN, encoded by the coding sequence ATGAAACTTCGGGGTAATCCAAAAAACAAAACCAACTCAAAAAAGAATAGAACGGGATTTTCTGAAAAAGAATTGTATTCCAACAATAAAATTTATTTTGGAATAGTTACCACAGGGGCAGTCTTGCTTCTGTCAACCTTAATATACATAATAAGTAAAATCCTTACATGGGAAAAAAACATACCAAGCCAAAATAAAGAATTGCTCAAAGGTATGAATAGTCTAAAAAACATATCTGCAAGATTAGTCATATTTGCAATTATACTTTTTATTATTATAACGCTTCTAATAATATCCCAAGAAAAAGATAAAAAGAAAATATTTCAACTTGCATATTATGACAATTTAACCAAGCTTCCTAATAGAAGATTTTTTGAAGACATATTACAAAAGTTTATTGAGGAATCTGAGAAGTTTAAGCAAAAAGTAGGGTTGGTGTATATAGATTTAGATAATTTCAAAGTAGTAAATGATACCTTAAGCCATACCGTAGGGGATGGTATTTTAAGACAAGTGGGAGATTTAATTAAAGGAACCCTAAGGCAAAGCGACATGGTATGTCGCTTTGAGGGAGATGAATTTGTGGTACTGCTTCCAGGAATCAGTGGAAGAAATGATGCCATGAATATAGTAAAAAGAATGATTAATATTCTTCAGGCACCTTTTATATCCAATGAAAAGAAGTTCTATATCACTGCTAGCATGGGTATAGCTATATATCCTGATGATGCAGAAGATATAGATACTATTCTTCAATATTCCAATATGGCCATGAATAGGGCAAAAGAAAATGGAAAAAATACATACTCACTATTTGAGTCCCATATGAATATAAAGCTGTTAGAAAAATATGAGTTAGAAGAAGACTTAAGACAGGCAATCAAAAAACAAGAATTGATTCTTTATTATCAGCCTCAAATAGATATAAAAACTGGTAAGATGGTAGGAGTGGAAGCATTAATACGATGGAATCATCCTACTAAAGGGTTGATTCCACCCATGAAGTTTATACCTTTAGCTGAGGAAACGGGACTCATTATCCCAATAGGGGAATGGGTGCTTCGTACAGCTTGTAGCCAAAGTTCAAAATGGACTAAAAAGGGTTTTGAAAATCTTCGAATTTCCGTGAATTTATCTGCTAAACAGTTTCAACAACCAGACTTGGTCGAAATGATAGTAGGTATATTAAAAGAAACCAATATGAGACCTGAACTTTTAGATTTAGAAATAACAGAAAGTGTGGCAATGATGGATCTTGATTTAACAAAACGAGTCCTTCAGCATTTAAGGAGCAAGAAAATAAATATTTCCTTGGATGACTTTGGTACAGGGTATTCCTCCTTAAATTATCTGAAACAACTTCCTATAAATACAGTGAAAATAGATAAAACCTTTGTTGATAATATCACCGATGATGTGAGCCAACAAACAATCGCTAAGGCTGTAATCGATTTATCACATAATATGGATCTTTATGTTACGGCAGAGGGAGTAGAAACATGGGAGCAATTCACCTTTTTAAAGTTCCAAAAATGTGATAAGGTCCAAGGATATTTATTTAGTACACCTCTTCCTTTAGATGAAATTGAAAAAATCATCTCCCAGGATAAAGGATTTATAGAAAAAAGCAATTAA
- a CDS encoding ABC transporter ATP-binding protein produces the protein MKMFKWYWDFLKKYKFKMALGLMLTLLVSLMQLINPYIEGTIIDRVLIKGEVGVLIPLLSIIIGVTVFRCIVKFGYQMMYEHISQDLIFKMREEIYCHLQNQDFNFFDTTRTGDIMARLTGDIDAVRHFTAWVIYNVFDNFLTFTFAVVMIFFVNAKMARILLAITPIIAVVAYKMTNTVRPSFFAIREQFSKLNSVVQENISGNRVVKAFAKEEYEIEKFSRQNELFKEKNLDSSRIWEKYLPVLEFFASMLSIVLIIVGGIMVIRKNLTLGELVIINGYIWALNNPLRMAGWLINDIQRFFASIDRLINLVNEEPKIKNPKHPIQKEKVRGFVEFENVSFCYRDIPVLKNISFEVHPGQTVAIVGPTGSGKSTLINLICRFYDCNSGKIRIDNVDIKDMDKKELRDNIAASMQDIFLFSDTIEGNISYGNPNASMKQVQWAAQVADAHEFIESFPEGYDTIIGERGVGLSGGQKQRIALARALLKNPSILILDDTTSSVDIETEYKIHKTLKPFCENKTTFIIAHRISSVKNADLILVLNHGKIVERGTHGELLQKRGYYYDVFKNQMGDFDVSAVGEVC, from the coding sequence ATAAAAATGTTCAAGTGGTATTGGGATTTTTTAAAAAAGTATAAATTTAAAATGGCATTAGGACTTATGCTAACCCTTTTAGTATCCTTGATGCAATTGATTAATCCTTATATTGAAGGAACTATAATCGATCGCGTGTTGATTAAAGGGGAAGTAGGGGTACTTATACCACTATTATCTATTATTATTGGAGTTACAGTATTTAGATGTATCGTGAAATTTGGATATCAGATGATGTATGAGCATATATCTCAAGATTTGATTTTTAAAATGAGGGAGGAAATATATTGTCATCTACAAAATCAAGATTTTAATTTTTTCGATACCACAAGAACAGGGGATATAATGGCTAGATTAACGGGAGATATTGATGCTGTAAGGCATTTTACTGCCTGGGTAATATACAATGTTTTTGATAACTTTCTCACATTTACTTTTGCGGTTGTCATGATATTTTTTGTTAATGCAAAAATGGCGCGTATTCTTCTTGCTATCACCCCTATTATTGCAGTAGTTGCATATAAAATGACAAATACGGTGAGACCTAGTTTTTTTGCTATTAGGGAACAGTTTTCAAAATTAAATTCTGTTGTTCAGGAAAACATTAGTGGGAATAGGGTAGTAAAGGCCTTTGCAAAGGAAGAATATGAAATAGAGAAGTTTTCAAGACAAAATGAACTGTTCAAAGAAAAAAACCTAGATTCCTCACGGATCTGGGAAAAATATCTTCCAGTACTAGAGTTTTTTGCTAGCATGTTAAGTATTGTATTGATTATAGTTGGTGGAATAATGGTTATCAGAAAGAATTTGACACTTGGGGAACTGGTAATTATAAATGGATACATATGGGCATTGAATAATCCCCTTCGTATGGCAGGATGGCTAATTAACGATATCCAAAGGTTTTTTGCATCTATAGATAGACTTATTAACCTTGTAAATGAGGAACCTAAGATAAAAAACCCAAAGCATCCTATTCAAAAGGAAAAAGTCAGGGGATTTGTGGAATTTGAAAATGTAAGCTTTTGTTACAGGGATATACCTGTTTTAAAAAATATATCTTTTGAAGTTCACCCTGGGCAAACCGTAGCTATCGTTGGTCCCACAGGTTCAGGAAAATCTACTTTAATAAATCTTATTTGTAGATTTTATGATTGTAATAGCGGGAAAATTCGGATTGATAATGTAGATATCAAAGATATGGATAAGAAAGAACTAAGGGACAATATTGCTGCATCTATGCAGGATATTTTCCTTTTCTCGGATACCATAGAGGGTAATATATCCTATGGAAACCCCAATGCATCTATGAAGCAAGTACAATGGGCAGCGCAGGTAGCTGATGCCCATGAATTTATAGAAAGCTTTCCTGAAGGCTATGATACTATTATTGGGGAGAGGGGAGTAGGCCTTTCGGGGGGACAAAAACAAAGGATAGCTCTTGCAAGGGCTCTTCTTAAAAACCCCTCAATATTGATATTAGATGATACAACATCTAGCGTGGATATAGAAACGGAATATAAGATACATAAAACTCTAAAGCCTTTTTGCGAAAATAAAACTACATTTATTATTGCCCATAGAATCTCATCTGTTAAAAATGCCGATTTAATTTTAGTGCTGAACCATGGGAAAATAGTTGAAAGGGGAACCCATGGTGAATTACTACAAAAAAGGGGTTATTACTACGATGTATTTAAAAATCAAATGGGTGATTTTGATGTGTCAGCAGTGGGGGAGGTTTGTTAA
- a CDS encoding ABC transporter ATP-binding protein codes for MARNKFDVDEKLEVEFNIKHFKRLFGYLKPYRLQVYLVMFLMIAASVASMLGPYLTKVAIDEKIPNGDIRGLLVLAGIFLGTLIINSLCLKYKIRTMSDVGQKVIYKIREDLFVHLQKLPFSYYDSRPHGKILVRVVNYVNSLDNLLSNGLINVVTDLFSLIVIVGFMLAINIKLTFICLIGLPILIFAIFLIKNLQRKAWQVLSSKRSNMNAYIHESIAGMKVTQSFVREDENLKIFREVNDAYRSAWFKAVRNNFLLWPTVQVISVLVVSAVYIVGITWIGNGITVGVLVAFMGYIGRFWAPISNLGNFYNTIIETMAYLERIFETMDEEVLVRDTKEAATMPNIKGNVEFRNVCFEYEKDNPILKDVNLIAKEGETIAIVGPTGAGKTTIINLISRFYNLTSGKVLIDGIDISTVTLNSLRSQMGIMLQDTFIFSGTIIDNIRYSKLDATDEEVMAAAKAVKAHDFIIEMEKGYNTEVNERGTRLSVGQRQLISFARALLADPRILILDEATSSIDTETEKALQEGLNRLLRGRTSFVIAHRLSTIKNASKIIYIDSGRIIEEGSHDELIKERGAYWKLYTSQNSFLQAM; via the coding sequence ATGGCAAGAAATAAATTTGATGTAGATGAAAAGCTAGAAGTTGAATTTAATATAAAACATTTCAAAAGATTATTTGGGTATTTAAAACCTTATAGGCTTCAAGTTTATTTAGTTATGTTTCTAATGATAGCTGCTAGTGTTGCTAGTATGTTAGGACCTTACCTTACTAAAGTAGCAATTGATGAAAAGATACCAAACGGTGATATAAGAGGGCTTTTAGTATTAGCAGGTATTTTCCTAGGAACCCTTATAATTAATTCTTTGTGTCTAAAATATAAAATAAGGACAATGTCCGATGTGGGTCAAAAGGTAATTTATAAAATCAGAGAAGATTTATTTGTGCATCTGCAAAAACTTCCCTTTAGCTATTATGATAGCCGGCCCCATGGAAAAATATTAGTAAGGGTAGTAAACTACGTCAATTCCTTAGATAACCTTTTATCCAACGGGCTTATTAATGTCGTTACGGATTTGTTTAGTTTAATTGTTATTGTGGGATTTATGCTAGCTATCAATATTAAACTTACATTTATTTGCCTTATAGGCCTTCCAATCCTAATCTTTGCAATATTCCTCATTAAGAACTTGCAAAGGAAGGCGTGGCAGGTCCTAAGCAGTAAGCGCTCTAATATGAATGCTTATATCCATGAAAGTATTGCCGGTATGAAAGTAACCCAGTCCTTTGTTCGTGAGGATGAAAACTTAAAAATATTCAGGGAAGTAAATGATGCTTATAGAAGTGCATGGTTTAAGGCTGTTAGAAACAACTTCCTATTATGGCCTACGGTGCAGGTCATTTCAGTATTAGTGGTTTCAGCGGTATATATAGTAGGCATAACCTGGATTGGAAACGGAATTACGGTGGGGGTATTGGTTGCATTTATGGGATATATAGGCAGATTTTGGGCCCCTATTTCTAACTTAGGTAATTTTTATAATACCATCATAGAGACAATGGCATACTTAGAGAGAATTTTTGAAACAATGGATGAGGAAGTTCTAGTTCGGGATACCAAAGAAGCTGCCACTATGCCTAACATAAAAGGAAATGTGGAATTTAGGAATGTATGTTTCGAATATGAAAAGGATAATCCGATTTTAAAGGATGTAAACCTTATTGCCAAGGAAGGAGAAACCATTGCCATAGTGGGTCCTACGGGAGCAGGTAAAACTACAATAATTAATCTTATTAGTCGTTTTTATAATTTGACCAGTGGGAAAGTACTAATCGATGGGATTGACATTTCAACAGTGACACTTAACTCCCTTCGGAGTCAAATGGGAATAATGCTTCAAGATACATTTATTTTTTCTGGAACAATCATTGACAATATAAGATACAGTAAGCTAGATGCCACGGATGAAGAAGTTATGGCAGCGGCAAAGGCAGTAAAAGCCCATGATTTTATAATAGAAATGGAAAAAGGCTACAACACAGAAGTAAATGAGAGGGGAACAAGACTTTCAGTTGGGCAAAGGCAGCTTATTTCTTTTGCTAGAGCACTTTTAGCAGACCCTAGGATTTTGATACTTGACGAAGCAACTTCTAGCATAGATACAGAAACAGAAAAAGCACTACAAGAAGGGCTTAACCGACTTCTAAGGGGTAGGACCTCTTTTGTAATAGCCCATAGGTTATCCACAATAAAAAATGCATCAAAAATTATTTATATAGATAGCGGAAGGATTATAGAAGAGGGCAGCCATGATGAGTTAATTAAAGAAAGAGGAGCATATTGGAAGCTTTATACATCTCAAAATAGCTTCTTGCAAGCAATGTAG
- a CDS encoding DUF1858 domain-containing protein, with product MNITKDMLISEILNLNPDAATILMANGMGCIGCPSSQAETLEQAAAVHGIEADELLKKLNA from the coding sequence ATGAACATCACAAAAGATATGCTTATTTCAGAAATCTTAAACCTTAATCCCGATGCAGCCACTATACTAATGGCAAATGGAATGGGATGTATTGGCTGCCCTTCTTCACAAGCTGAAACCTTGGAACAGGCTGCAGCTGTCCATGGAATAGAAGCTGATGAATTACTAAAAAAACTAAATGCATAA
- a CDS encoding NADP-dependent glyceraldehyde-3-phosphate dehydrogenase has translation MFSCIFKEGNIYKNLSGGRWMESEDGQRIKIFSPVDDSLIGEIQAQSRNDVDFAIKSARKAQKEWGKVPISERAEIIHKAARIMEKYEEEIANILAKEIAKAKSSAISEVKRTVDFMHFTAETGKRMTGETIYGDAFPGFDKTKISLVERVPLGVILCISPFNYPVNLSISKIAPALVGGNSVVFKPPTQGSISAMYLGQIFCEAGLPAGVLNIVTGRGSEIGDYLITHSDIDMINFTGSTEVGHHIAKEASMMPLLLELGGKDAAIVLEDCDLGETAQNIVKGAFNYSGQRCTAVKRVLVMDSIADELSAKIVKEVEKLTVGKPEDDAQITPLINDRAADFVQELMDDAINKGAKLLIGNKREKRYIWPTVFDNVTEDMRLAWEEPFGPVLPIIRVKTIDDAIRISNESEYGLQGCVFTKNIDKAFAVARKLEVGTVQINNKSERGPDHFPFLGIKASGLGTQGIRYSIEAMTRSKAIVINLDKDFV, from the coding sequence ATGTTTTCATGTATTTTTAAAGAGGGAAATATTTATAAAAACCTATCCGGTGGACGCTGGATGGAATCTGAAGATGGGCAAAGGATAAAAATATTTTCCCCTGTAGATGATTCTTTGATAGGCGAGATACAAGCCCAAAGCAGAAATGATGTAGACTTTGCAATAAAGAGCGCTAGGAAAGCCCAAAAGGAATGGGGAAAGGTGCCGATAAGTGAGCGGGCTGAAATTATCCATAAGGCTGCAAGAATCATGGAAAAATATGAAGAAGAGATTGCCAATATTTTAGCAAAGGAAATTGCAAAAGCAAAAAGTTCCGCTATATCCGAAGTGAAACGTACAGTTGATTTTATGCATTTTACCGCAGAAACAGGCAAGAGAATGACAGGAGAAACAATCTATGGGGATGCTTTTCCGGGATTTGATAAAACAAAAATATCCCTCGTGGAGAGGGTACCACTGGGAGTTATTTTATGTATTTCCCCCTTTAATTATCCTGTTAATCTATCTATATCAAAAATTGCTCCAGCTTTGGTTGGAGGGAATAGTGTTGTGTTTAAGCCCCCAACCCAGGGCTCTATTAGTGCTATGTATTTGGGTCAAATTTTCTGTGAGGCAGGTTTACCGGCAGGAGTGCTAAATATTGTAACAGGAAGAGGCTCCGAAATAGGTGACTACCTTATTACTCATTCGGATATTGATATGATTAACTTTACCGGTAGTACTGAGGTAGGTCATCATATTGCCAAGGAAGCATCGATGATGCCACTTTTACTTGAATTAGGGGGAAAGGATGCGGCTATCGTCTTAGAAGACTGTGACCTAGGCGAAACAGCCCAAAACATAGTAAAAGGAGCATTTAATTATTCAGGGCAGAGATGTACTGCTGTTAAAAGAGTATTAGTAATGGATAGTATAGCAGATGAATTATCAGCAAAAATAGTAAAAGAAGTAGAAAAGCTAACCGTAGGAAAACCGGAAGATGATGCGCAAATTACTCCTTTGATTAACGATAGGGCAGCCGATTTTGTACAAGAACTTATGGATGATGCAATTAATAAGGGGGCAAAGCTTCTAATAGGCAATAAAAGAGAAAAAAGATACATCTGGCCTACTGTGTTTGATAATGTCACTGAGGATATGAGGCTAGCTTGGGAGGAACCCTTTGGACCTGTGCTTCCTATAATAAGGGTGAAAACTATAGATGATGCCATAAGAATTTCTAATGAATCAGAATATGGGCTTCAAGGCTGTGTATTTACCAAAAACATTGATAAGGCATTTGCAGTTGCCAGGAAACTAGAAGTTGGAACAGTACAAATAAATAATAAAAGCGAAAGAGGACCGGATCATTTTCCATTCCTTGGGATAAAGGCATCGGGACTTGGTACACAGGGGATTAGATATAGTATTGAAGCAATGACAAGATCAAAGGCTATAGTTATTAATCTTGATAAGGACTTTGTATAA
- a CDS encoding polymer-forming cytoskeletal protein, translating to MLFKKQHKFDNYSTIIGENTVLVSDVLKGEGSVRIDGKYKGDIFLDSDLVIGEKGIVEGSVQVENIEVAGIVIGDIISKDLVHLTADSKVRGNVTCSSLVIDYGASISGCCIAGNPSESSINSNPNITDLKTDTSI from the coding sequence ATGCTTTTTAAAAAACAGCATAAATTCGATAACTACTCCACTATTATTGGAGAAAATACAGTACTAGTATCAGATGTTTTAAAGGGTGAAGGTTCTGTTAGAATTGACGGGAAATATAAAGGAGATATATTTTTGGATAGCGATTTAGTTATAGGAGAAAAGGGAATTGTCGAAGGCTCAGTACAGGTAGAGAATATTGAAGTTGCCGGAATCGTCATTGGGGATATTATCTCAAAGGACCTAGTACATTTAACTGCTGATTCTAAAGTTAGGGGTAATGTTACATGTAGTTCTTTAGTGATTGATTATGGTGCAAGTATCTCTGGGTGCTGCATAGCTGGCAACCCCTCCGAATCCTCTATTAATAGTAATCCAAATATAACCGATTTAAAGACAGATACAAGTATTTAA
- a CDS encoding M23 family metallopeptidase, translated as MDSSNTQIKNEFKSLKDLNKKIDALIPYLEAYPSIFPVQGRVTSEMGWRKNPFNRRADEFHSGIDFAADIGTDVIATGKGIVTFSGYNKGYGYLVTIDHGFGIETRYAHNSSLLVTEGEWVNRGDIIAKSGNTGNSTGPHVHYEVLLHNEPQNPRDFVID; from the coding sequence GTGGATTCTAGTAATACCCAAATTAAAAATGAATTCAAATCATTGAAGGATTTAAATAAAAAAATCGATGCCCTTATACCCTATCTAGAAGCTTATCCCTCTATTTTCCCAGTTCAGGGAAGAGTAACTTCCGAAATGGGTTGGAGAAAAAATCCCTTTAATAGACGGGCAGATGAATTTCACTCCGGTATAGATTTTGCTGCTGATATAGGCACTGATGTTATAGCTACGGGAAAAGGAATCGTTACCTTTTCGGGCTATAATAAGGGTTATGGCTATTTAGTTACTATAGATCATGGCTTCGGCATTGAAACCCGTTATGCCCATAATTCTTCTTTACTAGTAACTGAAGGAGAATGGGTCAATCGTGGAGACATTATAGCCAAGTCAGGAAATACAGGAAATAGTACAGGTCCCCATGTCCATTATGAAGTTTTATTACATAACGAACCTCAAAATCCTAGGGATTTTGTTATAGACTAG
- a CDS encoding AraC family transcriptional regulator, giving the protein MCDLGITPQCFNPKVFYVVKKMMDREIDYHCHDHIELHYILSGSCVYKINDNLYTVKKGDIIVLNPNIHHKNILSEEQETLEFLIGFTNIYIKNLPKNHLINESDVPIIHLLKYHKEFFETCNSILLEQQKGDPGNNLMLKALVMKCIILLLRETLWKEQPIEFQGCDFESSNKTYIVNRIISFINENYMGEISLGKIANNMYLSSVYISKIFKEETGESPINYLIKTRLKKALEIMETSDLSIKEIAKKVGYSDAYYFSKLFKKYYGYPPSRHKSLKKAAP; this is encoded by the coding sequence ATGTGTGATTTAGGAATTACTCCCCAATGTTTTAATCCAAAAGTTTTTTATGTGGTTAAAAAAATGATGGATAGGGAAATAGACTATCACTGTCATGACCATATAGAACTTCACTATATTTTATCTGGTTCCTGTGTGTATAAAATAAATGATAATTTATATACTGTAAAAAAAGGCGATATCATTGTTCTTAATCCAAATATTCATCATAAAAACATTTTATCGGAGGAACAAGAAACTTTGGAGTTTTTAATAGGATTTACAAATATATATATCAAAAATCTTCCCAAAAATCATTTAATAAATGAAAGTGATGTCCCTATCATTCATCTTTTAAAATATCACAAGGAGTTTTTTGAAACCTGTAATTCCATTTTACTTGAGCAGCAAAAAGGCGATCCAGGAAATAACCTTATGTTAAAGGCTCTGGTTATGAAATGTATTATTTTACTGCTCCGCGAAACCCTTTGGAAAGAACAGCCAATAGAATTTCAAGGCTGTGATTTTGAATCCTCCAATAAAACTTATATCGTAAACCGTATTATTTCTTTTATAAATGAAAATTACATGGGTGAAATATCCCTCGGAAAAATTGCAAACAATATGTATCTAAGCTCCGTATACATCTCAAAGATATTTAAGGAGGAAACTGGGGAATCACCTATTAATTATTTGATTAAAACAAGGCTTAAGAAAGCTTTGGAAATCATGGAAACCAGTGATTTATCCATAAAGGAAATAGCGAAAAAAGTTGGGTATAGTGATGCTTACTATTTTAGTAAATTATTTAAAAAATACTATGGGTATCCGCCTTCTAGGCATAAATCACTAAAAAAAGCTGCACCTTAA